A DNA window from Brassica napus cultivar Da-Ae chromosome C1, Da-Ae, whole genome shotgun sequence contains the following coding sequences:
- the LOC106377480 gene encoding CTP synthase-like: protein MKYVLVTGGVVSGLGKGVTASSIGLLLQACGLRVTSIKIDPYLNTDAGTMSPFEHGEVFVLDDGGEVDLDLGNYERFLDSTLTRDNNLTTGKIYQSVIDKERKGDYLGRTVQVVPHITDAIQEWIERVANVPVDGKEGPPDVCVIELGGTIGDIESMPFIEALGQFSYKVGPGNFCLVHVSLVPVLSVVGEQKTKPTQHSVRELRSLGLTPNILACRSTKALEENVKTKLSQFCHVPEENIVTLYDVPNIWHVPLLLRDQKAHGAILKELNLLGKAVEADVTEWTERTKIYDSLQDPVRIAMVGKYTGLTDSYLSVLKALLHASVACHKKLVVEWVAASDLEEITAHETPDVHKAAWDLLKGADGILVPGGFGDRGVQGKILATKYARENQVPFLGICLGMQLAVVEFARSILGYKDANSTEFEPETSSPCVIFMPEGSTTHMGGTMRLGSRRTHFQVPDCKSAKLYGNAKYVDERHRHRYEVNPDMISEIENAGLSFVGKDGTGRRMEIVELQNHPYFVGVQFHPEFKSRPGKPSALFLGLIAAASGCLEAVLQASVKMNKVLINGMANGTAMGKFYQNGNVYSNGNGLHH, encoded by the exons atgaagtaCGTTTTGGTGACAGGAGGAGTGGTGAGTGGACTTGGGAAGGGAGTCACTGCAAGTAGCATTGGTCTTCTCCTTCAAGCCTGTGGTCTCCGTGTTACTTCCATTAAGATTG ATCCTTATCTTAATACCGATGCTGGAACAATGTCTCCGTTTGAGCATGGAGAAGTGTTTGTATTGGATGATGGTGGAGAG GTGGACTTGGACCTTGGAAACTATGAGCGTTTCTTAGACAGTACATTGACCCGTGACAACAATTTAACAACCGGAAAGATATACCAG TCGGTTATTGACAAGGAGAGGAAAGGGGACTACCTTGGAAGAACTGTACAG GTGGTTCCGCATATTACTGATGCAATCCAAGAGTGGATTGAGCGTGTAGCTAATGTTCCTGTGGATGGAAAGGAAGGCCCTCCTGATGTCTGTGTCATCGAGTTAGGCGGGACTATAG GTGATATTGAATCTATGCCTTTTATTGAGGCCCTTGGTCAATTCTCCTATAAAGTTG GACCTGGTAATTTCTGCTTGGTTCATGTGAGTCTTGTGCCTGTCCTCAGTGTTGTTGGTGAACAG AAGACGAAGCCAACACAGCATAGTGTGAGAGAACTGAGGAGCCTTGGGTTGACACCAAATATCCTAGCATGTCGCAGCACCAAG GCACTTGAAGAGAATGTCAAGACGAAACTCTCTCAGTTTTGCCATGTGCCG GAAGAAAACATTGTGACGCTCTATGACGTTCCAAACATCTGGCATGTTCCTCTGCTTTTAAGG GATCAAAAGGCTCATGGAGCAATCTTAAAAGAGTTGAACCTCCTTGG CAAAGCTGTAGAGGCTGACGTGACCGAATGGACTGAAAGAACTAAAATTTATGATTCGCTGCAAGATCCT GTCAGAATTGCTATGGTTGGAAAATACACTGGCCTTACTGATTCTTACCTTTCCGTGTTGAAG GCACTTTTGCATGCTTCTGTGGCATGTCACAAGAAGCTCGTTGTAGAGTGGGTTGCAGCCAGTGACCTTGAAGAGATTACAGCACATGAA ACGCCAGATGTCCATAAAGCTGCATGGGATCTTTTGAAG GGTGCTGATGGGATTCTAGTACCAGGAGGTTTTGGTGATAGAGGAGTGCAAGGAAAGATACTTGCTACAAAGTACGCACGTGAAAACCAAGTCCCTTTCCTTGGGATATGCCTGGGGATGCAGCTGGCTGTTGTTGAATTTGCCCGCTCCATTCTTGGCTATAAGGATGCAAACAGCACAGAGTTTGAACCAGAAACTTCAAGCCCTTGCGTCATATTTATGCCTGAA GGATCAACAACTCATATGGGAGGCACAATGCGCTTAGGTTCAAGGAGAACTCACTTTCAGGTTCCTGATTGCAAGTCTGCTAAGTT GTACGGTAATGCAAAGTATGTTGATGAGAGACACCGGCACAGATATGAG GTAAATCCAGATATGATATCAGAAATTGAGAATGCTGGACTCTCATTCGTTGGGAAGGATGGGACTGGGCGTCGTATGGAG ATTGTGGAACTCCAAAATCATCCATACTTTGTAGGTGTTCAGTTCCATCCTGAGTTCAAGTCCAGACCAGGAAAACCTTCAGCATTGTTTCTTG GTCTTATAGCAGCAGCGTCTGGGTGTCTAGAAGCAGTTCTGCAAGCAAGTGTCAAGATGAACAAAGTTTTGATTAATGGAATGGCCAATGGAACAGCAATGGGGAAATTTTATCAGAACGGCAATGTGTATAGCAACGGAAACGGGTTACATCACTGA
- the LOC106375078 gene encoding fasciclin-like arabinogalactan protein 14 — MSSFSSASLTLSLFFFASTFLNAHAFNITRILNLNNEFSTFNNLLSQTGLASTINSRQTITVLALSNDAMSLFSDQSTEDNKKSLSLHIVLDYYDIKKLKSLNKKSVILTTLFQSSGQAKGQQGFINATVMNNGDVMFGSAVRGSLLDSKLIDSVATHPYNISVLHISSYIPIMNPEGPSDHGSSSTPLPPQPPNDDDYTIDEPPSPPSSTTKPFVAAATAATAKPPSAAKANSTTSGVSAINAPDLAFAFVISSFWFFTTV, encoded by the coding sequence ATGTCTTCTTTTTCCTCTGCTTCACTTACACTCTCcctcttcttctttgcttctaCATTCCTCAATGCCCACGCATTCAACATCACACGCATTTTAAACCTGAACAATGAGTTCTCCACTTTCAACAACCTCCTCTCCCAAACCGGACTCGCTTCCACCATCAACTCCCGTCAAACCATAACCGTCCTCGCCCTTTCCAACGACGCAATGTCCTTATTCTCCGACCAATCAACCGAAGACAACAAGAAAAGCCTTAGCCTCCACATCGTCTTAGACTACTACGACATCAAGAAACTCAAGAGTCTCAACAAAAAATCAGTAATACTCACCACTCTCTTCCAATCAAGCGGTCAAGCCAAAGGCCAACAAGGGTTCATAAACGCAACCGTTATGAACAACGGTGACGTCATGTTTGGATCTGCGGTTCGTGGATCTCTCCTTGACTCTAAGCTTATAGACTCTGTTGCCACACATCCATATAACATCTCGGTGCTTCATATTAGTAGTTACATACCTATAATGAATCCTGAAGGTCCTTCTGATCATGGTTCATCATCTACACCACTTCCTCCACAACCTCCTAATGATGATGATTATACAATTGACGAGCCACCATCCCCACCTTCCTCTACTACTAAGCCTTTTGTTGCTGCTGCTACTGCTGCTACTGCTAAGCCACCTTCTGCTGCAAAAGCCAACTCAACAACAAGTGGAGTTTCAGCGATTAATGCGCCTGACTTGGCGTTTGCGTTTGTGATCTCATCCTTTTGGTTCTTCACGACGGTCTAG
- the LOC106377479 gene encoding protein gar2-like, protein MGSDDDDRTFNGDFSEEGVVKLKERVKVKLKEYMGDYTDDILVEYVIVLLKNGRRKEEAKNELKIFLADDSDSFVSWLWDHLGESVDEYFTSSHVEKTNMRSSLVSSLNEDKALVQMDSESEKGRAPSRRSRQWRTQPNASDVPPLLSSEVHKVHNYEKEDHRERHGKRSPSEQSHSHRKRSKIDSSRNEQREAKPVVSSRLLQFAMRDALGTSKPTEPSLKRLRSVVSASTQDSSEPDPPRKTRSVAKAVNPIATVMKAVSEAAEDAKNPKTGRSVFDRISHSTGFPETSEVPLKNEERSEDQEPVQHQYSQRLDNNGVYVENMTTFETGLQPSRLGPSVNGSYSSSSLGNRINNPKSLQHRLVDDPNRVKGTNYQDHFTEVGTKQKNGGFSGSADTGKTVKLEEQMKVPGVGLQRYTSSEAITESSTVKPAAIAKEESLIKKPVPGTLSASRPLEDARSRTIFVANVHFGATKDSLSRHFNKFGEVLKAVIVTDPATGQPSGSAYIEFTRKESAESALSLDGTSFMSRILKIVKGSNEQQQEAASSMSWSRAGRYARASSPYRRGIPGGAFRGRSVVRGGARSMQWKRDSAETGTNSVAAAPSTRSMTYVRTDSQSNGNATA, encoded by the exons ATgggaagcgacgatgatgatcgGACCTTCAATGGTGATTTCAGTGAGGAAGGAGTTGTGAAGTTGAAAGAGAGAGTGAAGGTTAAGCTGAAGGAGTACATGGGAGATTACACTGATGACATTCTTGTG GAATATGTGATAGTCTTGCTTAAGAATGGGAGGAGGAAAGAGGAAGCTAAGAATGAATTGAAGATCTTTCTTGCTGATGATAGCGATTCTTTTGTCTCCTG gttGTGGGATCATCTAGGGGAAAGTGTGGATGAGTATTTTACTAGTTCTCATGTTGAGAAAACTAACATGAGAAGCTCATTGGTAAGCAGTCTGAATGAGGATAAAGCACTTGTGCAAATGGATTCCGAATCTGAGAAAGGACGAGCACCATCTCGGCGCAGTAGACAGTGGAGAACCCAGCCGAATGCTTCTGACGttcctcctcttctgagttCTGAGGTTCACAAAGTTCATAACTACGAGAAGGAAGATCACAGAGAGAGACATGGTAAAAGGTCCCCATCTGAGCAGTCTCATTCCCACAGGAAAAGGAGTAAAATTGACAGCTCGCGGAACGAACAG AGGGAGGCTAAACCTGTTGTTTCTAGCCGTCTGCTTCAGTTTGCTATGCGAGATGCTCTGGGTACATCAAAGCCCACTGAACCCTCATTAAAACGTCTCCGCTCAGTGGTATCCGCATCGACTCAAGACTCATCTGAACCGGACCCACCTCGGAAAACCCGATCTGTAGCCAAGGCTGTGAATCCCATAGCCACTGTTATGAAAGCTGTATCCGAAGCAGCTGAAGATGCCAAGAATCCCAAAACTGGGAGAAGCGTCTTTGACAGAATTAGCCACTCAACAGGCTTTCCTGAAACTTCGGAAGTTCCCCTTAAgaatgaagaacgtagcgaagaTCAGGAACCGGTACAGCATCAATACTCACAGCGTCTTGACAACAATGGAGTGTATGTTGAGAACATGACGACTTTTGAAACTGGCTTGCAGCCAAGCAGACTCGGTCCAAGTGTCAATGGGTCTTACTCGAGTTCTTCACTTGGGAACAGAATTAACAATCCGAAAAGTCTGCAGCATCGATTGGTCGATGACCCCAATAGAGTTAAAGGGACCAATTATCAAGATCACTTTACTGAAGTTGGAACCAAGCAGAAGAATGGAGGTTTCTCTGGCAGTGCAGATACAGGGAAGACAGTGAAGTTAGAGGAGCAGATGAAAGTACCAGGTGTGGGCCTGCAAAGATATACATCTAGTGAAGCTATCACAGAATCATCAACGGTGAAACCTGCTGCCATTGCGAAAGAAGAATCATTGATTAAGAAACCTGTTCCTg GGACATTATCTGCTAGCCGCCCTTTGGAAGATGCTAGGTCTCGAACAATCTTTGTCGCCAAT GTTCATTTTGGTGCCACCAAGGATAGCCTTTCAAGGCATTTCAACAAGTTTGGTGAAGTGCTTAAAGCTGTCATAGTTACAGATCCAGCGACAGGGCAACCAAGTGG ATCAGCATATATCGAGTTCACGCGCAAAGAGTCTGCAGAGAGTGCATTATCTCTGGACGGCACCTCATTCATGTCTCGGATTCTCAag ATTGTGAAAGGAAGCAATGAACAACAACAGGAGGCTGCGTCGAGCATGTCATGGTCTCGAGCGGGAAGGTACGCAAGAGCCTCCTCACCTTACAGAAGAGGTATCCCTGGTGGTGCATTTAGGGGTCGTTCTGTTGTTAGAGGTGGAGCCAGGAGTATGCAATGGAAACGTGATTCAGCTGAGACTGGCACCAACAGCGTTGCAGCAGCTCCAAGTACTCGTAGTATGACTTACGTCCGAACAGATTCTCAATCAAACGGAAATGCAACAGCCTGA
- the LOC106377478 gene encoding zinc finger A20 and AN1 domain-containing stress-associated protein 5 has translation MAQRTEKEETEFKVLETLTTTPTLCSNNCGVTANPATNNMCQKCFNASVAAAGVDSTSILKRSARSVNLRSTPAKVVIRPREIDPVKRDQQTINRCSGCRKKVGLTGFRCRCGDLFCAEHRYSDRHDCSYDYKTAGREAIARENPVVKAAKMVKV, from the coding sequence ATGGCGCAGAGAACGGAGAAGGAAGAGACGGAGTTCAAGGTCCTCGAAACCTTGACCACCACCCCAACGCTCTGCTCAAACAACTGCGGCGTTACAGCGAATCCAGCGACCAACAACATGTGTCAGAAATGTTTCAACGCCTCCGTCGCCGCCGCCGGCGTAGACTCAACCTCGATCTTGAAGAGATCAGCCAGATCCGTCAACCTTCGATCGACGCCAGCCAAAGTCGTGATTCGTCCCAGGGAGATCGACCCGGTTAAGAGAGATCAACAGACGATAAACCGGTGTTCCGGTTGTCGTAAGAAGGTCGGTTTGACCGGGTTCAGATGCCGATGCGGCGATCTTTTCTGCGCCGAGCACCGTTACTCGGATCGCCACGATTGCAGCTACGACTACAAAACCGCCGGACGCGAGGCGATCGCCAGAGAGAATCCGGTCGTCAAGGCGGCGAAGATGGTCAAAGTTTAA
- the LOC106377476 gene encoding probable protein phosphatase 2C 38, with product MKVKLWGGVMVSETILRIVAPCWGKPSVKGDHSTRGDVNGRCDGLLWYKDSGNHVAGEFSMSVIQANNLLEDHSKLESGPVSMFDSGPQATFVGVYDGHGGPEAARFVNKHLFDNIRKFTSENHGMSASVITKAFLATEEEFLSLVRRQWQTKPQIASVGACCLVGIICSGSLYIANAGDSRVVLGKLEKAYKLVKAVQLSSEHNASYESVREELRLLHPDDPQIVVLKHKVWRVKGIIQVSRSIGDAYLKKAEFNREPLLAKFRVSETFHTPILLAEPAITVHKIHSEDKFLIFASDGLWEHMTNQEAVDIVNTGPRNGIARKLIKTALREAAKKREMRYSDLKKIDRGVRRHFHDDITVIVVFLDSHLVSRSILRRPLISISGGGDLAGPSSTP from the exons ATGAAAGTGAAGCTTTGGGGAGGGGTTATGGTATCAGAGACTATATTGCGGATCGTAGCACCATGTTGGGGAAAACCTTCTGTGAAGGGAGATCATTCAACGAGAGGAGATGTTAATGGAAGGTGTGATGGGCTTCTTTGGTATAAAGACTCTGGTAACCATGTTGCTGGAGAGTTTTCAATGTCTGTGATTCAAGCTAACAATCTTCTTGAAGATCATAGCAAGCTTGAGTCAGGTCCCGTTAGTATGTTTGATTCGGGTCCTCAAGCTACTTTTGTTGGTGTTTATGATGGTCATGGTGGTCCTGAAGCAGCTCGGTTTGTTAATAAACACCTCTTCGATAACATCAGAA AGTTTACGTCGGAGAATCATGGAATGTCTGCATCCGTTATAACGAAAGCATTTTTAGCTACAGAGGAGGAGTTTCTTTCTCTTGTGCGGCGGCAATGGCAGACAAAGCCTCAGATTGCTTCTGTTGGAGCTTGTTGTCTGGTAGGGATCATATGTAGTGGATCTTTGTACATTGCTAACGCGGGAGACTCTCGGGTTGTGCTAGGAAAACTGGAGAAAGCATATAAACTTGTCAAGGCTGTTCAGTTATCTTCTGAGCACAACGCAAGTTATGAATCTGTGAGAGAGGAGTTGCGGTTGTTGCATCCAGATGATCCTCAGATTGTGGTCTTGAAACACAAAGTATGGCGTGTCAAAGGTATTATACAG GTGTCACGGTCAATAGGTGATGCCTACTTAAAGAAAGCAGAGTTCAACAGGGAGCCGCTATTGGCAAAGTTCAGAGTGTCTGAGACTTTCCATACACCAATCCTTTTAGCAGAGCCTGCAATTACAGTACACAAAATCCATTCAGAGGATAAGTTTCTCATATTTGCATCAGACGGTTTATGGGAGCACATGACCAATCAGGAAGCTGTTGACATTGTGAACACTGGCCCGCGTAAT GGGATTGCGAGGAAGCTGATAAAAACAGCTCTAAGAGAAGcagcaaagaagagagagatgagataTTCAGATCTTAAAAAGATTGACAGAGGAGTGCGGAGACATTTTCATGATGATATAACAGTCATTGTTGTGTTTCTTGATTCGCATCTCGTTAGTAGAAGTATCTTACGTCGACCTCTCATCTCCATCTCAGGCGGTGGTGACTTGGCTGGACCTTCTTCTACCCCTTGA
- the LOC106377477 gene encoding DNA damage-repair/toleration protein DRT100, producing MTKLLASPLTSLLAVAFISVITVVRSCSPTDQTALNAFKSSLSEPNLGIFNTWSKNTDCCKGWYGISCDPDSGRVTDISLRGESEDAIFQKAGRSGYMSGSIDPAVCDLTALTSFVLADWKGISGEIPPCITSLASLRILDLAGNRITGEIPTDIGKLTKLGVLNLAENRMSGEIPSSLTSLSELKHLELTENGISGEIPADFGSLKMLSRALLGRNELTGSLPESISGMDRLADLDLSRNHIEGPIPEWVGNMKVLSLLNLDCNSLTGTIPGSLLSNSGYGVLNLSRNALEGSIPDVFGSTTYFVALDLSHNNLAGRIPDSLTSAKFVGHLDISNNKLCGPIPTGSPFDHLEATSFSDNECLCGGPLMKTC from the coding sequence atgacAAAGTTGTTGGCATCGCCGCTTACTTCCTTACTCGCCGTCGCTTTCATCTCAGTCATCACCGTCGTCCGATCATGCTCCCCTACCGATCAGACGGCTCTCAATGCCTTCAAGTCGTCACTAAGCGAACCAAACCTCGGCATCTTCAACACTTGGTCCAAAAACACGGACTGTTGCAAGGGATGGTACGGTATCAGCTGCGATCCTGACTCGGGTCGGGTCACTGATATTTCTCTCCGGGGCGAATCCGAAGACGCTATTTTCCAAAAAGCAGGCCGGTCCGGTTATATGTCCGGTTCGATTGACCCGGCGGTTTGCGACTTAACCGCACTCACTTCCTTCGTCCTCGCTGACTGGAAAGGAATCTCCGGCGAGATTCCTCCTTGCATAACGTCCTTAGCTTCTCTCCGTATCCTCGACCTCGCCGGGAATAGGATCACCGGAGAGATTCCAACCGATATCGGCAAACTCACCAAACTCGGCGTTCTAAACCTCGCGGAGAATCGGATGTCCGGCGAGATTCCGTCGTCGCTGACGTCACTCTCCGAGTTGAAGCATCTTGAGCTGACGGAGAACGGAATCTCCGGCGAGATCCCGGCGGATTTCGGATCGTTGAAGATGCTGAGCAGGGCGTTACTGGGCCGTAACGAACTAACCGGGTCACTTCCAGAGTCGATCTCCGGTATGGACCGGTTAGCGGATCTGGATCTATCGAGGAACCATATCGAGGGTCCGATACCCGAATGGGTGGGTAACATGAAGGTACTCTCTCTGTTGAATCTCGATTGCAACTCGCTAACCGGTACGATCCCCGGTTCGCTTCTCAGCAATTCCGGTTATGGTGTTTTGAATCTGAGCCGAAATGCGTTGGAAGGATCCATACCCGACGTTTTCGGATCCACTACCTATTTCGTGGCGCTTGATTTGTCTCATAATAATCTAGCGGGTCGGATCCCTGATTCGCTAACGTCAGCTAAGTTTGTGGGCCATCTCGATATCAGCAACAACAAGCTTTGTGGGCCTATTCCAACGGGTTCTCCTTTTGATCACCTCGAAGCGACGTCGTTCAGTGACAACGAGTGTTTGTGCGGTGGGCCTTTGATGAAGACATGTTAA
- the LOC106375076 gene encoding nudix hydrolase 16, mitochondrial translates to MVEVEESHSWGIQKRREDYCFFFFHVDGQQFEFSSLAVYFVISVVMCDLVARTGRLQQRYKDGSRLVAGCIPFRYINSDENDSSGSGKVVQVLMISSSSGPGLLFPKGGWENDETVKEAAVREAVEEAGVRGILMDFLGDYEFKSKTHQDECSPEGLCKAAMYALYVKEELETWPEQKTRTRTWLTIGEAVENCRHAWMKDALVDGFCKWHKEKMCKGDED, encoded by the exons ATGGTGGAGGTAGAAGAGTCGCATTCGTGGGGTATCCAAAAGAGGCGTGaagattattgtttttttttttttcatgttgatGGCCAGCAATTCGAATTTTCTTCTCTAGCTGTATATTTTGTTATCTCGGTGGTGATGTGTGATTTGGTCGCGCGTACGGGTCGGCTCCAGCAACGGTACAAGGATGGCTCGCGTCTCGTAGCTGG GTGTATTCCTTTTAGGTATATAAACTCTGACGAAAATGATAGTTCCGGATCTGGGAAAGTAGTTCAAGTGCTGATGATCAGCTCATCTAGTGGACCGGGACTTTTGTTTCCCAAG GGAGGATGGGAGAATGATGAAACAGTCAAAGAAGCTGCTGTACGGGAAGCTGTGGAAGAAGCAGGAGTCCGTGGGATTCTTATG GATTTTTTGGGAGATTATGAGTTCAAGAGCAAAACGCACCAAGATGAGTGTAGCCCAGAAGGTTTATGTAAAGCTGCAATGTACGCCTTGTATGTGAAGGAAGAGCTGGAGACTTGGCCGGAACAGAAGACTAGAACGAGGACATGGCTTACAATTGGAGAAGCTGTAGAGAATTGCAGGCACGCTTGGATGAAGGATGCCTTGGTTGATGGGTTCTGTAAATGGCATAAGGAGAAGATGTGCAAAGGAGATGAAGATTGA